The Corythoichthys intestinalis isolate RoL2023-P3 chromosome 2, ASM3026506v1, whole genome shotgun sequence DNA segment ATAATCActgaacatacagtatgtaaactCTTAAATATATCAACATCCTAGTCAGGAAGCATATGAACCTGCGCCTTTAGTGTCTGCGAGGTTGAAAGTGCTTGGAAATCGATAGTTCACCAAACAATACGTGCATAGAACTGTGCAGTTTTAGGCAATATTAATGCTCTGtaacaaaaatgaacattttcCAATAGGTGTCTTGCATGGCATACAATAGACACTCCCACAGTTGTGATCACAAGTTGGAAttaaatgtttatatttttcatgttttgcaTAGATTCAGGCCTTTTTCCTTACACAGGAGCTTGGTTGTCAGAAGAAAACGATTTATACCTGTATAAATCTGGATTATTGGTATTTTTGTAAAAGAtaaaaagtcaaaataaattacATAGTCACAGCTTTCGGTTGAACTAAAAATGCCCCTGATCCCTTTGCTTTTAAGTTTGATATGAAATGCCCCTCAGTGCCAGAGACACTTTTTGGCTTAACCCTAAAATCCTACACATCAGCTATAACAGACAACAGAATGCTGCAACAATAACATTTTGCTGTGCAAGCAAATTGGGGGGAAGCAGCTTTCTTTTGTAGGTTTCCTACTTGTAGAGAAAAAGTGTTGAGAGCGGGTTGCTCAGCATTTTATGTTCTAATAACATCGCAAAAACCTTGTGTGTTGTTTAAATAAAccctgatatttcacaaaactttTTATACATTGGTGGTGTGAAACATTGACGTTTAGCACTTGAACTTAAACGGGCTGGACATATGTCCCTGCAGAGCCCACATGGGTTGTTTAAAATCCTGACAGCAGTGTAACTTTTACTCTATTTGGACTATGATTAGTAGAGGATATCAACGGTAACAATAATGGGCATAAATTCTACGATAGGTAAACTTTCTAGAACCTTTCCCGTGGGTGGTATTCACCATCACGGATATGATCAGGTCAAACACTACCACAGAACCGCCCCATACTTCACACCTATCTTAAGATGCTGAGAGAAATCAATTGAAAACATCTTCCATTATCAGTAAATGTTGGGACAGTCAGCAAAGTTCctgtcaaagtatccacctttgtacAGCCAATCTTCAGCACCAGTGTGAGGGTTGGTTCCCAGCCGAAACCACCTAAAAGGTATaagcaaaaaaaattgtttttaatttggGAATGAATTTTGTATCATGTGTCAGTCTACACATACTAGCTTTATTAACAGGTTTGCATTGAAAGCAACAATAACATAACACGGTTTCACCAATTCCCATTTTTCTGTGGAAGTTGTCATTGAAAAACTAACATCAGCAGTTTCGgtgttgcctggtataccagactcaccgctgttccagcgattgagtctggcgaccgtccggcggatcaaattccgagggcggagcaaatagacagcggagtggaccaatcagcgacgggcagacgtgacgttgttaaagcgacaagtaattagcgtgagcggagaatggagaagtttattcaacatggctagcgcgagccatgttgactgttgtcaatttcttgtttcgatgtgtttttggtcatttaaaactggttttatcgCGGATTGGAAcggacatattctcggctctcccgttcgccatctgtgttgttgtagacacgactttcggcgcgcaagagtgacgttattcgttaagaacacgtcacgcaattaaacgattgattttgtaccttgctcgagaggccgttaatgggctgggtcccagactatttctcacagtgtttaaaaATAAAGGGAGAAtactctggctgtgccaggcaagtttCTGTGTGCTTTCTAAAACACTAACAAAATGTCGCCAAAGCCCTGTCTAATTAGGAAAGTCTCCAAAAGATGGTGCCAGTGAAGTATGTCGAAGTGATACATATTCACTGAGAGACAAGCTTTAGATGTCAAGGAGGAGCGAGGTTTTGTCTTGgttataagcaggggtgaaagtgggccggaacagtTCGGAATGCCGTTCAGCTATAAAATTCGGGggcggaacggtgctttgatcccgaaaatatgacagcaactgtcatacCTCCATGTTCAAAGAAAACTGGCAGGTTCCCACAccacatctccaagaagaaaacaatctactaacatcagatttacataagtGTTCACAACAAGCctgataaagtgcttgtgtagcattaTCCATtttcaccaatatttattatttatttgttccaCTGAGTTTTCCCAGCATGTGTACGTATCTGAGTCCGATGAGACAGTCGACTCGCGTCAATGTGCGCATGAAAACCACCCTGTCTGGACTCcagttgtccgttcaattggctgacatacggacatttgatcagcatggatagttaactctgattggttcaaatgcacatgtttctgggacaaaaaaagggggaaaaaaagaataagCTTGCTGAATTAATGCGAGAAAAACATGGGCAATGCaatggaaaattgatcagatcttgtAGAGAAAGGAAACAGTTGAAAAGGCTTATTTTATgttctctgatggggaggttcagaacatcttctaTGTTATGATGcctgaccccagaaataatgaaGAGAATACTTTAAATTTGAAAGCTGTTGCCCTTAAACATAATAGAattcttaattttttaaaatttgtataTATGTTCtccaatttgtatcataaatgataCTTGAAACATTAGATGCAGTTCTCGTagtaaacaaatataactaaagtgagatggaacacaataaggttttaaacaatttttttgtacTGTAATGAGGTCCACAAATGCTtgtctcaaatgtgatacatttggcaatatagttaatgtgcactttgaacttatttttgttcatttacctatgttaggctacttatgtatttccttataatataaaaaaagtaaatgtttgcattatcttaaatatattccatttcactgtgcataatgtaagtcatttgtaattgtgtttttgttaacttattttgcacatcattgaaaaaaaataccattttgaatgaaaatcagtttctcatgtatAGTATGCCTTGCATGTGCATAACCTGCGGTGTTTTATTGTGCGTtataagcagaggtgggtagagtagccccaaaaattttactcaaataagagtagctttacttttttttttttttttttttaaacaatggtattttttttttttcctgagcacaaagttatctatatggactattgctataatgatactgtataataacccattacataaccacattaagccaaggaaatacaaaaaaataaaaatcattgattccgaagagagaaaaaaacccatttaataaatgaagcattatttgtccaaagagcatgactggtttttggtggagaaaatagttccaagTTTGAATGGTGAAGCGCTCCTTCAtatttactattttgaaattaaaaagatcgtatctccggttttccgtggtcaaacggtgccaaataaaaactgggagagatgtgaaaatctgtgctttcgagtcatgtcgagggcagcgctctatatcaaatacttcatttttttacggtgctttaaaggcaccacatgattgaacaggctgacgTGAAgacagaacggcaagcttgggtatgactggtataatggagtcgtgcgattatttttgcgacgtctcattggtgaaatcggtagagctaccccagcaatacaccaggcacgtcttTACTCTTAGCATTGCtggcaaaacaaataataaatctagtatgtaaaataaagaggaaaaatgtaaggaCTCTTctttagcccaaagtagcagagtaagaatagtgttttttttcatcacaaatctactcacgtaaaaagtatagcttagtaaaactactcttagaagtacatttttctcataaggttactcaagtaaatgtaacggagtatatgtaacacgttactacccacctctggttataaCCACaaatgccaaaagcagttttctttgccttttagtggttttaggaggtttgaccccctcccccccccaaaaaaaacaaaatctggcTCCGTGGTGACCTTTATTTTGGAggggttccggcaagaaattctagccactttcacgccTGGTTTTTAGTGGAAGACTGAAAGAGTCTTCATCACATGTTCGTATACTGCGTGTACTTTCGCAGTATATTTTTATTCCAAAggaaattattttttgagacaatgttttatgtttaaaaatatatcaaaCTACTTAAGAATAATTGCTGCCATTCCCATTGAGTATAAAAGAAGCTTCATTCTTGAGATTTTTGATACCTAGTCGACCACTCTTCTTCTTCCTTAGATCGCTCTTTGCGTGCAGCCCTCTGTTTCTCCTCCAGGCGTTCCTTCTCCGCACTTGCCGTGTCTACGTAAGTACACCGAGTTAGGATGGCAGAAgcaaatcccaaaaaagttgcaatCGTCCCAATGATGACGACTGCCGATACCTAGGTCCCCGCTCTCCATGGCTCGGATGTCGGGCCTCTGCCGGCAGTCGGTTGGCGCCAAGAGTCGCTCCATACCGGGCTCCAGCTCGTTGAGTGTCACTGCAAAGCTGGAAAAGTTGTACATCTGAACGAGATGAAGAGACTTGGTGTGAGTCACTAAATCTCCGGTTTTTGACCGGATGTTTGATGTCGACCTTTGCCGAGTGAGCGGGACGTGGCGAAATCCTCCAGAGTAAGGCACTTCCTGGTATTACAGTCACAGTCTCTTGAACCGCATTCTCATCTTCACAGTTATTTtcctgcacacacacacacacacccaaacaGAATACCGTAGTTACTAAAACTATCATACTCTATGTAGAAGTACTGTACTTATTACAAATAGCAGAGTCACAGATATACACTTGCACACATTATACACATTTCTCAAGCAACAGTGCATATCATTGCAAGGCATTATGGGTTAGTGCTGGCAATGAGCTACTCATACAGTACATTTCTGACATAACAGCGGCAGCACAGTACAGATACCAAATACAATGTCGTTATCTTACCTGCTTAGTCATGCCACTGTATGTTATtgtgaaagaaaagaaaaatgaattcaCAGAATCCAGAGTAggactgggaaaaaaaacaagtcaaACATGGGAACAATCTTCTTTCGTCTGCTAAAATTCAGTATGGACCTATTAACTTACGGTTtagttttttaatatatttttgatcAAGTGAAGTCCAACTCTGATGCCACAGATTGTGACTGAAAACAGATGCCATCCCTGTTGTTCGTGTTGGGAAACTACATTTTAAGACGCTATGTATCATACTTTAGCTGAAGTGTGCACACCTTGGGCATCTGGAGACAGTATAAGACAGAAATAGGGATCGATTGTACATAGAGGTGGTCTCAGCTTCTCAGTATGACAGTCAATCGATATATTTGAGTATTGTGTGCAATTGGTATTTCCTGTTATGTACTAGCATTCCCTCCTTCACTGCCATTAACAAAACAGACagccaattcagtttgactggtAGGGTCTGTTGCTATTATTTGAATACATTGGACCTCTATCGCCACTAATAGTGGCCAGTAAGTCAACCCTGTGTATTCACATTGACCTGTACATCTGCGACAGGTTTAGACTGATTCCAGTGTTGCAGCCAAACTAGTTCCTGACACTCGGCATCTTGTAAAAACTAGCTTCACATCACCACGCATGGCCCGAGCCACTTTGACTTCCATTTAGCAGAAACAATTCCATCTGCCGTTCACCTGCTTCTGTTTCTTTGCGTCTGCTCCCGCTTTTTTGTCAGACTTCTTGTATGCTTCATAAACCCTGGGCTCCACGCTGTACATGCACTCGGTCCACTTGCCGTAAATCATGCACCGTTTCTTCTTACTGGCCCAAGGAGCAGAGACAAACCAGATGGCATAAACGACTTCTGGCACAGTCAAGTTGCGCCTCTTACCTTCTGTCTTGTATGTAACCCTCCACTTTGTGCATCTCTTTCCCGAACATTCCGCACGGTTTGAAGTTCAACACACACTTTTCTCCCGTGCTGAATTACCAAAAAAACAAGATCAATAGCCAGATATTTTAAAATAGTTCTAGTTTTACTGAAGAATCCTCTCTCACTGTACCTGTGGTTAACTATCTCCACCGTTCCGTACTGCTCGATCCAAAGCTTTCCTATGATGACGTTATGAATGCAGCACATTGGGTTGGTCCACGTGTATGATTCTTTATGTCTGAAAGTAAGTCACAGCCTTTTCAACACTGCTTTGACCATTTGATTAGTATGAGGGGAAACCGCAAAAGTGTTGTCTTCAACCAATAAAATATGATCCCGAATAGATATCACTTTTTCATAGTACAGTTATGAATACTTTTACGTTTGAGTAGCAGCGAAATAATTGATAGATAATACATTACCAAATTAATTGATATCTATTTTTTGTAACTACTGAGTCATTGTTTAACATAAAATTGTCGTAATCCTCAGAATTTCAGCCTCTTCTCAGACCTCTGTTGTAGATTAGAAAAACTTACTAATTAGCCTCATCTCTAATCAAAACCTCTACGTGTACTCACATATGAGAAAATTTTTAGATGTGTTTGGGCCAAACTACTAAATGAATCACCAATTTGAAATAACGTGTAGTTAATGAATAATGGGATTGAAATTCAAATGTCTTTCATGCGCTCCATCGATTAATGTGGAAGGTTACTTGTAGAAGTACTCATTAACTAAAGGATTATTGAATTTATCAGTTACAATTTTTTCAACAATCGAATACTCATTTGGACATCTTGTCTAACTTGAAATTGTCCAAATGCTTGCAATTTCAGCCTCTTATTTTCTGATTTCTATCATCCTCCATTTAGCTATACTTCCTTTAGGTTTAATCCAACTGTGGAAAACAATAATTCGCATTTTGGCAAATCTTTTTATTGATCTCTCATACCAAACCAAGAACTGAATCATAATTGTTTTTAATGCAATTTCTATCTTGacaatttgaaaaatacagccatagacttcattacctgggttatgaagtctatgatacagCTTTATATTGCCATAATAATTTACAGTATTGTGTACACATTAAAAATGGATCAAAAAACTCAAGTGCAGCGTCTGGTGGAATACCGTTGTCATTTACCAATTCAGCGTGAATTACTATATGAATTTAGCAATAATAAATCCAAGATTTATTTATTGAGAATATTTAAGTTAAGACAAAAACTATGAGAGGATAGCTGTAGCGACCCTTCAGTTGTGTTACATGAACCGTTATTAGAATCCTGTAATTTCCGAGCGTCTGTGAGGCCATGAAGGGGATAATGACTTGTTGGTAAGAATCCTAAAAAGCTCAGTCGGGCGAGGACAAGCGAGACAACATGCCGTAAATTTCAAGCATGCTTACTTCAGGGCCAAAAGACAGCAAAGAACACTCAAAGCATCCTCATATGCAAATTTTCCAAAACATTTCTAAAAGCTTTCCAAATGAATACAAACAAGTTCTCACTTTAGTAACTCCAGTGTCATGGTGCCCTTGGGCTCGGCCTCCACACTTTTACCCCAGAATTTGAGTTTGGGGTGAACCGATCCATGGAATGCAAATTCTTGCTTCAGAGACTCTGCGTGGAAGGCACTGACAGGTGGGTGATGGCTCACCTGCTCTGAGATCAATCTGTAGCCTTCTTCCTCCCTTAATTAGaacaagaaaatgaaataagatACCAACCAAATTAGGAATGTGCGCGACTAGTTATTTAATCGTTTAACCGCCTACACATAATTAAAAATTTCGTATTTTACTAGTCGGTTAAACGCAGCGTCATGCATCTTGAGCCACTTTCAGACATACTGTGAACTCTGGTTAAGTCCTGGGATTTAAACAGGTGCCCCTTATGTctaaaagcaatttcccgggtcgactgacactgaCATTAGCCGGGTCacgtcctagtataatgtccggtgttcggccattccttactacgtggcgaaacgtcctacacaatgctcagcgcgcttgcgcaagcatccgcaggcatgcgcacatcggttagaagtggcgagtactcactgtttttgtttttataaccttttcattgcctcaaagatactttttgattGTTTTACCCTctaatacttttaaccattgtttttttgtgttagttttgaagcagttgaccacattagtcacgtagcatatttaaacagtccttatttgatataactacatttaagtattttcttaaggcattttttagtacgttctgcctgtatgcatataaactagggctgtcaaacgattaaaatttttaatcgagttaattgaaaagcgctatataagtataacaccatttacagcttaaaaatgaattaatcgtaattaatcgcaattcaaaccatctataaaatatgccatatttttctgtaaattattgttggaatgaaaagataagacaagacggatatatacattcaacatacggtacataagtactgtatttgtttattataacaataaatcaacaagatggcaataacattattaatattctcttaaagcgatccatgaatagaaagacttgtagtacttaaaagataaatgttagtacaagttatagaaattttatatgaaaacccctcttaatgttttcgttttattaaaatttgtaaaattttcaatcaaaaaacaaactagtagctccccattgttgatgtcaataattacaccatgctcactcattgtgcttaaacccataaaatcatttggacccaagcgccagcagagggcgccaaacaccaaaaaaacaggtaacaagcggacattacactgctgtcattttaatctgtttgagcggggcatgtgcgttaattgcgtcaaatattttaacgtgattaattaaaaaattaattaactcctgttaacgcgataattttgacagccctaatataaacaaaacaggtttagagcgcacggttgtactttgggtgtcaaattcgactaatgtagcacgtttcaccgatgtaggagattttggcagaacaccgggacACAGCATGCATGAAAGCAGTTGGTTAGTTCCCCGGTCACAGCACAAAAgctgatgatgtaaatatcatggcgggccgatcgtcatttcctctttcttcgtagtaagacaaaaatatgtagtaaacaaacaaacaaacaaacaaacaaacaaacatcgcaattatcaacatggcaaactgagaagctagcaaaattaaactggaaacagaACAAAATCAATTTGCCGATGCCAATTGCGAGTTTTCTTGCTTATAGACTTGTCACAAATAAAATCTGAGACTAGTCGGCAGGGAAATTAGTCAAAATTGCCATCCCTAATCcaaatgtactttttttgtggATGCACAAGCCTGCACCAATACCTCGTGAGCTCAAAAGTCTCCCCCAGTAAAGGATTAAATGGTTTCCCAGTCCGTTCTGATTGAGATGCTACAGCTGAAACAGCAAAAGCAGCAACAACCTGTTGTGATAATATGCAACACAGAAAAGAGGTAGATTCCAAATGAATGAATTGACATCTGACGGACAAGTTAAAATGAACAGGCGTGCCTTGTGATCCATGTACAATTTGGTCTATGACCACAATCGCAACTCAAAGACTAGAGTCTGAAATCTTTTCACATTCAAATGAATGGAAACAATATTTACAACTATTACTGGAACATTCTTTaactcaatgacagccaatgagctaataattgtgttttttaaaaagcacTGCTAATATTATTAACACTCACCAGACTCATTAGTTGATCTTACCTGCATGCGATCTATCGAGTCAGGCAGACTGCAGGCTCTGTGGATGAGGTGTGTGTGTTCCATGTACTCCGAGAGTCTCTGGAGGAAGCTGAGTGGCTCATTAAACACAATTGGCATGGCTATTTTGGACAGCTCCTGCggcaacaaaacattaacattGACACTACAGCGGAggaaaaaagtgcatttttgATCCAGTGTAATGTTGCTTAAGCTATTTTGGGCCTTCTGATGATCTAAAAACGTGATTGCCAAACCAAATATAGAAGAACCAAGGGTTCAGTTGCAGCAACATAATTAGGAGGAATCATGAAAGGTGcaataataaatgcatgtttgtCGATGTCAGTTTATAAGGCTACTTTCAACAAAAGAATTATATGCATGTCAAACCATAACTAAAgcatttttttggctttttaaaGCTTGGTATGACTCACCATTCCGATACATTTCCTCAGTATGCTTGTCACACTGAAATTAGGTCTGGTAATTGTTTCGGCAGGCAGGGTTTtcctgggtaaaaaaaaaacaacaacaaagttaATTTGTTAAAGTGGAAGTCACGACAAGTCATTCATTTctatcaaaagaaaaataataactaTACCAAATCATCAGACAGAATAACCGTTAAACATAAGGAAAGTAATGAAGAGATTCAATTGTAAGGGTAGGCTCACTACAGATTCTGTGAGCATAAGGTGAGTGAAACAAGATGGCTATCATGTGGGATTCCTCACCTCCGCTGAAAGGCCGCATCGTACTTTGCAGCAGAGCCATCGTTGACATGCTTGCTGCTTTCAAACACCAGAGCATCCTTGAAACTGACCTCCAAGGAATCATCCGACTCCAGCCCTAAAAGGAGACGACTACTTTCATTTATACACAACAAGCAATAGACACTAGCTAATGTCTGCAGGACTACAGCGCATTATACAGAGTAATTGCTGTCAACCAAGGCAGGGCAGAGCATGTTTATTTGTAAACCACCATTCATAAAGAATGAAAAATCCATTGAGGtctacagtggggaaaaaaagatgagATTAAGACCTGAAAGTAAAAGAATGTCACTTGCCAAACCAGCTCATTTGTTATCGTTATCGCCAACAACTAGGCTGAAGTACGGAACATACAATTGTCAGGAACAACAACATagttaataataacaatacaaaGAAGAATATTAGCGTTCAATAAATCATTGAAACTGTACACTCATACCCAAATATGCAACAGCTTAAGACACATCTTGTTCAATGATTAGCTCTGTGACAGTGTCATTCAGAATTAAGCATTGTTGGTGATGCATCAGCTTGCATTAAAAGTAGGAAAAAGATTTTTGACCAATTAATGGCGATAGATCCACAAACATTTGCTAACAAGTTTC contains these protein-coding regions:
- the LOC130912284 gene encoding oxysterol-binding protein-related protein 2-like; protein product: MNSEEEFYDAETGLESDDSLEVSFKDALVFESSKHVNDGSAAKYDAAFQRRKTLPAETITRPNFSVTSILRKCIGMELSKIAMPIVFNEPLSFLQRLSEYMEHTHLIHRACSLPDSIDRMQVVAAFAVSAVASQSERTGKPFNPLLGETFELTREEEGYRLISEQVSHHPPVSAFHAESLKQEFAFHGSVHPKLKFWGKSVEAEPKGTMTLELLKHKESYTWTNPMCCIHNVIIGKLWIEQYGTVEIVNHSTGEKCVLNFKPCGMFGKEMHKVEGYIQDRSKKKRCMIYGKWTECMYSVEPRVYEAYKKSDKKAGADAKKQKQENNCEDENAVQETVTVIPGSALLWRISPRPAHSAKMYNFSSFAVTLNELEPGMERLLAPTDCRQRPDIRAMESGDLDTASAEKERLEEKQRAARKERSKEEEEWSTRWFRLGTNPHTGAEDWLYKGGYFDRNFADCPNIY